The genomic region ATACTGGTCGTGGTTGAGGCCGGCGGGCGTGTTCACATAGTGCCAGGGGCCAGTAGCCTTATACTCGGGGGTAGGTGGGTAGAGAATTTCGTCAGGCCAGGTGCTCACCAGCGTCACCGTCTCGGTGCCGAGGAGGGCTTTTATTTCGCGTTGAGCTTTGCGGGTGAGGTGATGCTCGGCTAGGCGGCCTACCGCCCGGTGGCCCTCTACGCCCCAGGCCTGGCAGAAGCTAAGCGGAGCAAGCAATAAAAAAAGCAGCGGCAAAATGCGTTTGCGCATAAGAAAAAGAGAAGAAAACGTGGTGTAGCTACAAAGCTAGTGCTTAAAACACTACCTAATTGGCAAAATCAACGCGGCAAAGTCGGTGGAAAGCTGTACGGGTTGCCTCTGCGGCGCAGTAGGGAAAGTTTTGTAGCTTTACCAACCCCCATTCGGCTTTAGCTAGGGGAGTTTCTGTCTTTCATCATTTTCAACTTCTTTTCATGCAAACTGCATCTGCTGTTCAAGAACAGCCCGCTATGCGGCAAGGCCATCCGCCGGGCCTCTATCTGTTGTTCTTCACCGAGATGTGGGAACGGTTCAGCTATTACGGTATGCGGGGCCTGCTCATTCTCTATTTATCTAAAACAACCTTAGAAGGTGGCCTAGGTATTAGCCCCGATAGTGCCTCGCTGATTTATGGCTATTTCACGGGGTTTGTATATCTGACGCCTATTATTGGAGGCTGGCTAGCTGACAAGTACATAGGGCAGCGGCGTGCTATCCTAATGGGTGGTCTGACAATGGCGGTGGGGCAGTTTTTTCTGTTTATGCAGCCTGCCCTGTCAAATGCACCTTTTTTCTTCGGTCTACCCTGGCCTACGGTAATAGGGTTGCTCCTACTGATTCTGGGCAACGGCTTTTTCAAGCCTAATATTTCTACCATTGTAGGCAAGCTATACAGCCAGGGCGACCCGCGGCGCGATTCAGCTTTCACTATCTTCTATATGGGTATCAACACCGGGGCATTTATTGCTCCCTTGGTGTGCGGATACTTTGCTGAGGATCTATTTGCCACTAAAACTGTAGTAGATGGTGTAACGCAGGTGGCTAGCTATGGCTTTCGCTATGGGTTTCTGGCAGCTGGTATCGGTATGCTATTCGGTCAGTTGGTATTTAACCTACTAGGCAAACGCTACCTCGGCGACATTGGCATGTATCCTGAAGGGCAAAACGAAGACAAAAGCGTTGTAAAAGCGCCGCTGACTAAAGAGGAAACCGACCGCATGGCCGTTATCTTCATTATCACCCTGTTCGTTGTGTTCTTCTGGGCTGGCTTTGAGCAAGCTGGTTCCTCGCTATCCTTGTACACCGATAAATACATCGACCGCGAAGTAGCTGGGTTCCTGATTCCTACTTCTTGGTTTCAATCTGTCAATGCGGGCTTTATCGTTTTACTGGGCGTGCCTATGGCTTCTTTGTGGGTGAGCCTTAGCCGCAAAGGCAAAGACCTTAGCATTCCCGTAAAAATGGGATTGGGGATGGTGCTGCTAGGAGTAGGCTTCCTATTTATGGTAGGAGCCGTGATGCAACGCGGTGGCGACGTGCCTGATCAAACAATAAAGGCTAGCATCTTGTGGCTGCTGGCTACTTACTTCTTTCATACAGTAGGCGAGTTGTGCCTGTCGCCTGTAGGGCTTTCCATGGTATCGCGCCTGTCGCCGCCTACCCTCACGTCTATGCTGATGGGCGTGTGGTTTCTGGCTCCCTTTGTGGCGCAGATTGCTGGCGGCTATATAGCAGCCTATGTGGAGGAGCTAGGTGCCCTGAAAGTATTCGGCCTTATTGCTGGTTTCGTTATTGTGGCGGGACTACTACTGATTGCCATTGCCCGCAAGCTATTCGCGATGATGCATGGTCGAGGGTAAAGCTAGTAACGCTACTTAAACAAAAGGGCCGTTGCGCATATCGCGACGGCCCTTTTGTTTAAGTAGCGTTTACTCCGTAAGCAAGACATTATGTAGTCGTGGGAATAAGATGCACGCTAGAACAGAGCTGAATCAATAAGGAAGGTTTTACAATAGGAATAGAACGAGGCTTAGATGCGATACATACTGCACAAAAGTGAGAAGGTCCTTCGCAAGCGGACGCCAGATCAGGGATGACAGCAAGGGTAGGGCGTCAAAAACAGAACGGTCCCGCAACCATCGTTGCGGGACCGTTTTAATAAGCATCCGATTCAGCGAAATCCGCTGAATCAGCGGTGAGCTGCGATTACATCATGCCACCCATGCCACCCATACCAGCAGCACCAGCGCCAGCACCGCCTTTGTCTTCTTCAGGCTCGTCGGTGATAACGGCTTCCGTGGTCAGCAGCAGGCCAGCAATGCTAGCCGCGTTTTCTAGTGCCAGACGCGTTACCTTGGTGGGGTCCAGGATACCAGCCGACACCAGGTTTTCGTAACGGTCTTCGCGGGCGTTGTAGCCGTAGTCGCCTTTGCCTTCGCGCACTTTCTGTACTACTACCGAGCCTTCGCCACCAGCGTTAGCCACGATGGTGCGCAGGGGAGCTTCGAGAGCCGTGCGGATGATGTTTACGCCGGTACGCTCGTCGCTATTAACAGTGTCAACTGCTTCCAGCGAATCCAGAGCACGTACCAGAGCAACACCACCGCCGGGTACTACGCCTTCCTCAACGGCGGCGCGAGTAGCGTGCAGGGCATCGTCTACGCGGTCTTTCTTCTCCTTCATCTCTACTTCCGTGCTAGCACCGATGTAGAGGATAGCCACACCACCCGACAGCTTGGCCAAGCGCTCTTGCAGCTTCTCCTTGTCGTAGTCGGACGTAGTGGTACCGATTTGAGCTTTGATTTCGTTTACGCGAGCCGTAATGGTCTCTTTATCACCGCGGCCATTGACAATCGTCGTGTTGTCTTTGTCGATGATGATCTTCTCAGCCTGACCCAAGTACTCCAGCGTAGCGCTGTCGAGCTTGTAGCCACGCTCTTCGCTGATAACCGTACCGCCCGTCAGAACAGCAATGTCTTCCAGCATAGCTTTGCGACGGTCGCCGAAGCCAGGAGCCTTCACAGCGGCAATTTTCAGCGAGCCGCGCAGTTTGTTTACTACCAGAGTAGCCAGCGCCTCACCGTCTACATCTTCTGAGATGATAACCAGCGGCTTACCCGTCTGAACTACCTGCTCCAGTACGGGCAGCAGCTCTTTCATGGTGCTCACTTTCTTGTCGTAGATCAGAACGAAGGGGTTTTCAAACTCCGCTTCCATCTTCTCCGGGTTGGTTACGAAGTAGGGCGACAGGTAACCGCGGTCGAATTGCATGCCTTCCACCGTTTTCACTTCGGTTTCAGTGCCACGCGCTTCCTCTACCGTGATAACGCCTTCCTTGCCTACTTTGTCCATCGCGTCGGCAATCATCTTACCGATTTCCGCGTCGTTGTTGGCCGAAATAGTACCAACTTGCGCGATTTCCGACGAATTCTCAATTTTCTTCGACTGCGACTTCAGGTTTTCCACAACGGCTTTCACCGCCTTGTCGATACCACGCTTTAGGTCCATCGGGTTAGCACCGGCAGCTACGTTTTTCGAGCCAGCCGTGTAGATAGCCTGGGCCAGTACAGTAGCAGTGGTCGTGCCATCACCAGCTTGGTCGGCAGTTTTGCTGGCTACTTCTTTCACCAGCTGAGCGCCCATGTTTTCGATAGGGTCTTTCAGCTCGATTTCTTTAGCTACCGTCACACCGTCTTTGGTGATGGTGGGGGCACCAAATTTCTTGTCAATAACCACGTTGCGGCCTTTGGGGCCCAAGGTTACTTTCACGGCATTCGCCAGTTTATCTACGCCGCGCTTCAAACGGTCGCGGCCTTCGGTATCAAATTGGATGTTCTTAGCCATCTTGGTATTGAGGGGAAATTACTGCAAAAAAGAAAGGAAACGGATATCGACTTACAGAACGGCAAAAATGTCCGACTCCTTCATGATGAGGTAGTCTTTGCCTTCCACAGTGATTTCAGTGCCGGCATATTTGCCGTACAGCACCTGGTCGCCCACGCTTACCTGGGGCTTAATAGCAGTGCCATTGTCGGCCACTTTGCCTTCGCCTACGGCTACTACTTCGCCGCGCTGGGGCTTTTCCTTGGCCGTGTCGGGGATGATGATGCCAGACTTGGTCTTTTCCTCGGCAGCGGCCGGCGCGATGATAACGCGGTCAGCCAGCGGTTTAATGCTTAGTGACATATTGGTTGTTTTGGGTGAAAGTGAATGTAAAACTAAAGGGTGTTAGCAGAGGAACACTTCTTATGCCAGCCCACCAAAACCTGACAGAATGAACGCCCGAAGTGCATTTTTCGGGCTTTTGCCCTGTCAGGACTGCCATACGTGGCAGGGTGGCTTACTCTGTTCTTGTCAGCACGTGGCCGCGCAGGCCACAAAAAAACCAGCCACTTCTTGGAGAAACGGCTGGTTTATAATGATCCGGCGATAAGCCAGTTACTGCGGCTACTCTGCGGCCGGGGCGGGGGCAGGAGTAGTTGGGGCAGGGGTAGGCGTAGCGGGTTGCTGAGCCGGGGCGCCAGCAGGAGCCGGGGTAGCGCCTGTGCCAGGAAGGGCCGGCGACGAGGGTAGGGCTGGCGTTTCGAGGGCGCGCTGCTGGTTGATGCTGCGCACAGGACCATTGCCGCCGCCACTAGCCAGCATGTGGGTGCCCAACGACAGCACCATCAGAGCAATAGCAAAGCCCCAGGTCAGCTTCTCCAATAGGTCACCGGTGCGCTTCACACCCATCAACTGAGCCGTGCCGCCCGCGCCAAACTGGCTGGAAAGTCCGCCACCTTTGGGGTTCTGGGCTAGAACTACCAGCGCCAGCAGCAGGCAAACAATGAAGACAAGAACAAGCAGTAGGTAATACATTCTATTCCGAAGATTTCAGTTGTGCAATTTGGTCGGCAAAGTACGCCTTTTTTTCTGGCTGCCGCACCATCAGGCGCTCATATATTTCAATGGCCTTGGCGGTTTTGCCCTGCTTCACCATAATTTTTGCCAGGCTTTCTGAGGCTAGTGCGGGGGTAGCGCTGGTGCTGGGTACCGATAAATCGGCCTGCTCTGCAGCGGGCGGTACTGCGGTAGGTGCTTTCAGGCGGGGCTTGTTTTTCAGGAATTGGTCGATGATGGCTAGCGTCTTACGCGGAGCGGGTTGGTGCGCGGCCACATGACCCAGCAGGAGCGCGTCGGGTAGAAAAGAGCTGGCGGGCGGTAAGTTGGTCGTATACTCGCTGTGCGGTTGCAGGCTAGCGCCTAGGCGACTCCCTAAGTCCAGGCCGTAGCCAACGGCAGGATCGGCGTAGAACGGCGGGCTGGCTACGGTATGTGCAGGTGGGGTAGGAGCCTCAATGAGTGGCGCCTCGTCGAGTAGCTCGTATACGGCTGGGGTAGGGAGCGACGCATCGGCCAAGCCAAACTCAAAGCGCGAAGACCCCGCATCGGCCGGCGGTCGAATAGGTGGTGCTGTGGCGGGTAGCAAGTCGTCTACAACAACAGGAGCAGCCTCGTCGATAACTTCTTCTGCAGTTTCCGTAACAGCTTCAGCTTCTGTCGTCTCCTCAGCAGTAGGCAAAACCTCTTCCGTGTGCTCCGCTACCTCCATTTCCGGTTCGGCTATTATATCCAAGGCTGGCACAGAATCGCTAAGCGCTGGCAATGAAGTAGTAAATACTTCATTGCCAACCTGGGCGTCGGCCTCGGTAGCAGCCGGAACTTCTTCAACTGGCTCAGCGGATGCCTCAACATGTACAGAAGCTACCGTTTGGTCTTCCGTCGGTGGCATTTCGGCCGAGGGTAGGGCCAAGGGGAGCTCAGGAGTAGCTAGCTGAACTGATTGTGCAGAAGCAAGCGCCGAAGAAGCAGCCGGCAGTAGTACGTCGGGCTGCTCAATGAGCAGGCGCAACAATTGACGGTCGGCGGCGTAGGTAGCCGCCCGGCGTAAGCGCTGACTGGCCAACATACTGCCCTTATCGTGAGCAGCTTTGGCTAGTAGTAAGTGGGCTGTTTGACAGTAAGGAAAGGCCGTAGCCAGCTGCACCAGCTCCTGATTTTCGGCTTCCGAAATAGAGCCGACGTGGTCCAGAATATGCAGCAGCGACGCACGGGTCATTTTTGAAGGGTTAAATGTTTAAGAGTTAACTAACGCAGTATGTCATTTCGACCGCGGGGAGAAATTCCGCGTGCGATGTTAACTTAATCAGCAGAGATTACTGTTGCACGTGAGGTTCCCCCTCCGCGGTCGAGATGACGTGCCGCAACACCCCCTACCTTACCAGTTGGCCACCGACTTGTTGAACACGTCGGTGATGATGTTGGTGGTGATTTTACGGATGGAGGACGGGTCGCTGTTAATAGTGACGATGGATTGCGACGCGGGAAAGTCGCCGTTGCTCTGGAAGGTTTGCTCAAAGCTCTGCGTGTCGTCCTTGGTGTTGATGAATTTCACCCGCACCTGAATCGTGAGACGGTTGACACCGGCCTGGTCTACATTGCCCTCGCGCTGGATAGCAGCCGGGGCAAAATCGTAGGCAATAATCTCCCCCTCAAGCTGTAAGTCGCCGTCGCGCTGCTGCATTTTTAGCGGCGTGTTGCGCTGAAAGTAGTCCTTGAAATCCTCCGTAAACTGCTGCGACAACGCCGAGGGGCCGTTGCTGGAGTTATTTTGGAAGGTAGCAATGGACATGGTTTGCACCGACGGGTCAATATTGGTCCCGGTGAAGGAATAAACCGAGCAGCCGCTCATTGTCACTACGCTAATGGCCAATAGCCAATAGCTAAAAGCTAGAAATCTACGCTTGTTCCAGATCATACTGTTTGAGCTTGCGGTACAACGTGCGCTCGGAGATGCCCAGATCGTGAGCGGCATACTTGCGCTTATTGTTGTGCTTTTTTAACGCTTTGATAATCATTTCCTTTTCCTTGGCTTCCAGGGAAAGGGTTTCCTCTTCCGTCTCGTGCGGAATATCTTCAACGCGTTGCTCCTCGTCTTCGTATTCGGTAGCGTCTTCTACTTCGGGGTGCATGAAGTAGTCCGACGAAGCGCCGGCCGCGTCGGCGGGACGGGCGTTCAGGCGGCCACCATCGTAGGGCGCCACATTGAGGTTGGTGAACAGGTGGCTGTTTTGGCGCAGCAACTCCTGGGCCTCCTGTGGGCGCTGACCGGCAGCCAGATCCAAGACCAGCTTTTTCAGGTCAGTCATGTCGCGGCGCATGTCGAAGAGCACCTTATATAATAAGTCACGCTCGGAGTAGGCGTTGCCTGCGCCATCGGTGGCCGGACCCGCCGCGCTCAGTAGCATGGGTAGGTTGCTGCTCTGCTCTTGGGGGAGGTACTGGCGCAGGTGGGTAGCGTCTACCTCGCGCTCCATTTCCAGCACCGACATTTGCTCGGCTACGTTCTTGAGCTGGCGGATGTTGCCGGGAAAGCGGTAGCGCTGCAGCTCCCGCACGGCCTCCGGCGACAGCGAAATGGGCTTGACACGGTAACGGTCAGCAAAATCGGTGGCGAACTTGCGGAACAGTAGATAGATGTCGTCACCCCGCTCGCGAAGGGGAGGCACCGTGATGGGTACCGTATTAAGGCGGTAGTAGAGGTCTTCGCGAAAGCGGCCGTTGCGCACGGCATCCATCAGGTTCACGTTGGTAGCCGCTACTACGCGCACGTCGGTTTTCTGCACTTTGGAAGACCCTACCCGGATAAACTCCCCGTTTTCAAGCACACGCAGCAAGCGGGCCTGCGTACCCAGCGGCATTTCCCCAATTTCATCCAGGAAGATAGTGCCGCCATTCGTCACCTCGAAATAGCCCTTGCGCGCCTCGTTGGCACCCGTGAAGGAGCCCTTTTCATGCCCAAACAGCTCCGAATCGATAGTGCCCTCGGGAATGGCGCCGCAGTTGATGGCGATAAACTGTCCATGTTTGCGTGGCGACAAGGCATGGATAATCTTGGAAAATGACTCCTTGCCAGAGCCGCTCTCGCCCGTTATCAGGACTGTCATATCGGTAGGTGCTACCTGCGCTGCCACTTGGATGGCGTAGTTCAGCGCCGGCGCATTGCCGATAATGCCGAAGCGGAGCTTAATAGATTGTATTTCGGAAGGTGTCAAGGGCGTGGTAGGTTTTCGTAGGGTAGACGAAAAGCGGCTGTAGTTATTTTAGCGAAGCGATTGATGGCGCTTTATTCTTATCCCATGCATCAATCACAGCACAAAAAGTTATGGTCTTCTCTGTGCTCGTGAAATGCAAGTCAAGCCTCTTCGATAAAATATGTATTAATCGACCGCCTCGCCTAATAGCGCTGCGCCGGTAGTACTCGTTGCC from Hymenobacter aerilatus harbors:
- a CDS encoding peptide MFS transporter, with protein sequence MQTASAVQEQPAMRQGHPPGLYLLFFTEMWERFSYYGMRGLLILYLSKTTLEGGLGISPDSASLIYGYFTGFVYLTPIIGGWLADKYIGQRRAILMGGLTMAVGQFFLFMQPALSNAPFFFGLPWPTVIGLLLLILGNGFFKPNISTIVGKLYSQGDPRRDSAFTIFYMGINTGAFIAPLVCGYFAEDLFATKTVVDGVTQVASYGFRYGFLAAGIGMLFGQLVFNLLGKRYLGDIGMYPEGQNEDKSVVKAPLTKEETDRMAVIFIITLFVVFFWAGFEQAGSSLSLYTDKYIDREVAGFLIPTSWFQSVNAGFIVLLGVPMASLWVSLSRKGKDLSIPVKMGLGMVLLGVGFLFMVGAVMQRGGDVPDQTIKASILWLLATYFFHTVGELCLSPVGLSMVSRLSPPTLTSMLMGVWFLAPFVAQIAGGYIAAYVEELGALKVFGLIAGFVIVAGLLLIAIARKLFAMMHGRG
- the groL gene encoding chaperonin GroEL (60 kDa chaperone family; promotes refolding of misfolded polypeptides especially under stressful conditions; forms two stacked rings of heptamers to form a barrel-shaped 14mer; ends can be capped by GroES; misfolded proteins enter the barrel where they are refolded when GroES binds) — its product is MAKNIQFDTEGRDRLKRGVDKLANAVKVTLGPKGRNVVIDKKFGAPTITKDGVTVAKEIELKDPIENMGAQLVKEVASKTADQAGDGTTTATVLAQAIYTAGSKNVAAGANPMDLKRGIDKAVKAVVENLKSQSKKIENSSEIAQVGTISANNDAEIGKMIADAMDKVGKEGVITVEEARGTETEVKTVEGMQFDRGYLSPYFVTNPEKMEAEFENPFVLIYDKKVSTMKELLPVLEQVVQTGKPLVIISEDVDGEALATLVVNKLRGSLKIAAVKAPGFGDRRKAMLEDIAVLTGGTVISEERGYKLDSATLEYLGQAEKIIIDKDNTTIVNGRGDKETITARVNEIKAQIGTTTSDYDKEKLQERLAKLSGGVAILYIGASTEVEMKEKKDRVDDALHATRAAVEEGVVPGGGVALVRALDSLEAVDTVNSDERTGVNIIRTALEAPLRTIVANAGGEGSVVVQKVREGKGDYGYNAREDRYENLVSAGILDPTKVTRLALENAASIAGLLLTTEAVITDEPEEDKGGAGAGAAGMGGMGGMM
- the groES gene encoding co-chaperone GroES, encoding MSLSIKPLADRVIIAPAAAEEKTKSGIIIPDTAKEKPQRGEVVAVGEGKVADNGTAIKPQVSVGDQVLYGKYAGTEITVEGKDYLIMKESDIFAVL
- the secG gene encoding preprotein translocase subunit SecG; amino-acid sequence: MYYLLLVLVFIVCLLLALVVLAQNPKGGGLSSQFGAGGTAQLMGVKRTGDLLEKLTWGFAIALMVLSLGTHMLASGGGNGPVRSINQQRALETPALPSSPALPGTGATPAPAGAPAQQPATPTPAPTTPAPAPAAE
- the lptE gene encoding LPS assembly lipoprotein LptE — encoded protein: MSIATFQNNSSNGPSALSQQFTEDFKDYFQRNTPLKMQQRDGDLQLEGEIIAYDFAPAAIQREGNVDQAGVNRLTIQVRVKFINTKDDTQSFEQTFQSNGDFPASQSIVTINSDPSSIRKITTNIITDVFNKSVANW
- a CDS encoding sigma-54 interaction domain-containing protein, with translation MTPSEIQSIKLRFGIIGNAPALNYAIQVAAQVAPTDMTVLITGESGSGKESFSKIIHALSPRKHGQFIAINCGAIPEGTIDSELFGHEKGSFTGANEARKGYFEVTNGGTIFLDEIGEMPLGTQARLLRVLENGEFIRVGSSKVQKTDVRVVAATNVNLMDAVRNGRFREDLYYRLNTVPITVPPLRERGDDIYLLFRKFATDFADRYRVKPISLSPEAVRELQRYRFPGNIRQLKNVAEQMSVLEMEREVDATHLRQYLPQEQSSNLPMLLSAAGPATDGAGNAYSERDLLYKVLFDMRRDMTDLKKLVLDLAAGQRPQEAQELLRQNSHLFTNLNVAPYDGGRLNARPADAAGASSDYFMHPEVEDATEYEDEEQRVEDIPHETEEETLSLEAKEKEMIIKALKKHNNKRKYAAHDLGISERTLYRKLKQYDLEQA